In Leptospira congkakensis, a single window of DNA contains:
- a CDS encoding ABC transporter permease, whose translation MNFYAIKSIYQFEMARTFRTLLQSIASPVLSTSLYFIVFGSAIGSRIQEIDGINYGSFIVPGLVMLSLLTESISNASFGIYFPKFNGTIYEILSAPVTMWEVVIGYVGAAATKSFMLGVLMLITASFFVPIRIDHPILMAFFLVLTCISFSLFGFVIGIWADSFEKLQMIPMLVITPLVFLGGSFYSIQMLPPFWQKLSMFNPVLYLVSGFRYSFFERADVALSVSISMIVVFLTLCLTVTWLIFRTGYKIKN comes from the coding sequence ATGAATTTTTACGCAATCAAATCCATCTATCAATTTGAAATGGCAAGAACCTTTCGTACTCTTTTACAAAGTATTGCCTCTCCTGTGTTATCCACTTCATTGTATTTTATTGTATTTGGATCGGCGATTGGTTCTCGGATCCAAGAAATCGATGGAATTAACTATGGAAGTTTTATTGTTCCGGGACTTGTGATGTTGTCACTCCTCACGGAAAGTATTTCCAATGCTTCTTTTGGAATTTATTTTCCCAAGTTTAATGGAACCATTTATGAAATTCTATCGGCACCTGTGACGATGTGGGAAGTGGTGATTGGATATGTGGGTGCTGCAGCAACAAAATCCTTTATGTTAGGGGTCCTTATGCTCATCACGGCATCTTTTTTTGTGCCGATTCGGATTGATCATCCCATTCTAATGGCATTTTTTCTTGTATTAACATGTATTAGTTTTAGTTTGTTTGGATTTGTGATTGGAATTTGGGCGGATAGTTTTGAAAAACTCCAAATGATTCCAATGCTCGTCATCACTCCACTCGTATTTCTCGGTGGAAGTTTTTATTCCATCCAAATGTTACCACCATTCTGGCAAAAACTCAGTATGTTTAATCCAGTTCTCTATTTGGTGAGTGGGTTTCGGTATAGTTTTTTTGAAAGAGCTGATGTGGCATTATCTGTCAGTATTTCGATGATAGTGGTGTTTTTGACTCTTTGTTTGACAGTGACTTGGCTTATTTTCAGAACAGGATATAAAATTAAAAACTAA
- a CDS encoding ABC transporter ATP-binding protein, with protein sequence MKSILTLKQVSKSYDNGFQALKNVNWEVKEGEIHALLGPNGAGKTTLINLICGIVSPSGGEVNVSGFDIIGDFKKTRSLIGLVPQELSVHAFETVWASVSFTRGLYGKPANPKYIEEVLKSLSLWDKKDQRIMTLSGGMKRRVLIAKALSHEPKILFLDEPSAGVDVELRKDMWKIVESLRKNGVTIILTTHYIEEAESIADRISVIRKGEIFLTENKDRLMKQLGTKQLRIELKKSLKQIPKSLSKYTLELVDNHSALVFTYDRSDDSSLITKLLDDLKKLKIQFSDLSTKQSSLEEIFVQLLQEAV encoded by the coding sequence TTGAAATCAATCCTCACTCTGAAACAAGTTTCCAAGTCTTATGACAATGGATTCCAAGCTTTAAAGAATGTAAATTGGGAAGTAAAAGAGGGTGAAATTCATGCCCTACTTGGTCCCAATGGAGCAGGTAAAACAACACTAATCAATTTGATTTGTGGGATCGTATCACCAAGTGGTGGTGAGGTGAATGTCTCTGGGTTTGATATCATTGGGGATTTCAAAAAAACAAGATCACTCATTGGTCTTGTTCCGCAAGAACTCAGTGTCCATGCTTTTGAAACTGTTTGGGCCAGCGTTTCCTTCACGAGGGGACTTTATGGAAAACCAGCCAATCCAAAATACATTGAAGAAGTTTTGAAATCACTCTCCCTTTGGGACAAAAAAGACCAAAGGATCATGACTTTATCCGGTGGAATGAAACGACGAGTATTAATCGCCAAAGCATTGTCACACGAACCAAAAATTCTATTTTTAGATGAACCAAGTGCCGGCGTGGATGTTGAACTCCGAAAAGATATGTGGAAGATCGTAGAATCTCTCCGAAAAAATGGAGTTACCATCATCCTTACCACTCACTACATCGAAGAAGCTGAATCCATAGCCGATCGAATTTCTGTGATCAGGAAAGGTGAAATTTTTCTTACGGAAAACAAAGACCGTTTAATGAAACAACTCGGAACCAAACAACTTCGGATTGAACTTAAAAAAAGTCTTAAACAAATTCCCAAATCACTTTCAAAGTACACATTAGAACTTGTGGATAATCATTCAGCACTTGTATTTACTTATGATAGATCAGATGACAGTAGTTTGATTACCAAACTTCTAGATGATTTGAAAAAACTGAAAATCCAATTTAGCGATTTGAGTACAAAACAAAGTTCGTTAGAAGAAATCTTTGTTCAGTTATTACAGGAGGCTGTATGA
- a CDS encoding ABC-F family ATP-binding cassette domain-containing protein, whose amino-acid sequence MIKVSGINKQFNGNVLFDDLQFSVNRGERVGLVGRNGHGKSTMVQIILGKMEPDSGNITIPKGYRIGHLEQHLVFTKPTVLEECALGLPEGDEYETWKVERILFGLGFSEKDMERSPEDFSGGYQIRMNLAKLLVSAPDMLILDEPNNYLDIVTIRWLEEFLREWEGEIILITHDRSFMDSVVTHTVAIHRTKAIKVQGDTEKLYTQINQAEEIYEKTRLNEAKKRRQEEIFIAKFKAKASFASRAQSRVKRLEKQGEMKALENIEDMELYFNSAPFSASQMLSADEVSFSYNGNAPYLFENFSISVGPQDRICIIGKNGKGKSTLLKLIAGELSAVSGSVKKHQVLKEGYFGQTNKLNMNESNTVVQEIMSADQNCSEGKARNIAGGLMFSEDLALKKIKVLSGGEKSRVLLGKILVTPCHLLYLDEPTNHLDMQSCDSLIEAIDNFDGSVIMVTHNEMHLRAVATKLIVFDDDRVFVYDGGYDDFLTDIGWKDETV is encoded by the coding sequence ATGATCAAAGTATCTGGAATTAACAAACAATTCAACGGTAATGTCTTATTTGATGACTTACAATTCAGTGTGAACCGCGGCGAACGAGTGGGTCTTGTCGGTCGTAATGGACATGGAAAATCAACCATGGTCCAAATCATTTTGGGAAAAATGGAGCCGGATTCTGGAAACATCACCATTCCTAAAGGATACCGCATTGGACATTTGGAACAACACTTAGTATTCACTAAACCCACAGTTTTGGAAGAATGTGCTCTTGGCCTTCCCGAAGGTGATGAATACGAAACTTGGAAAGTAGAACGAATTTTATTTGGACTTGGATTTTCAGAAAAAGACATGGAGAGAAGTCCTGAGGATTTTTCTGGTGGATACCAGATCCGGATGAACTTAGCCAAACTTCTTGTTTCGGCTCCCGACATGTTAATCTTAGATGAACCAAACAACTATTTAGATATTGTCACCATACGTTGGTTAGAGGAGTTTTTGCGTGAATGGGAAGGCGAAATTATACTCATCACACACGATAGAAGTTTTATGGATAGTGTTGTGACACATACTGTTGCCATTCATAGAACTAAAGCCATCAAAGTCCAAGGTGATACAGAAAAGTTATACACACAAATCAACCAAGCAGAAGAAATTTACGAAAAAACTAGACTCAACGAAGCTAAAAAACGCAGACAAGAAGAGATCTTTATTGCTAAGTTCAAAGCAAAAGCTAGTTTTGCGAGTCGCGCCCAATCTCGAGTGAAAAGATTAGAGAAACAAGGCGAAATGAAAGCACTTGAAAATATTGAGGATATGGAACTTTATTTCAACAGTGCTCCATTCTCCGCAAGTCAGATGTTAAGTGCCGATGAAGTTTCTTTTTCTTATAATGGTAATGCTCCTTATTTGTTTGAAAACTTTTCTATCAGTGTCGGCCCACAAGATCGAATTTGTATCATAGGGAAAAACGGAAAAGGAAAGTCGACTTTACTCAAACTGATTGCAGGGGAACTATCGGCAGTTTCCGGTTCGGTGAAAAAACATCAGGTTTTGAAAGAAGGTTATTTCGGCCAAACCAACAAACTGAACATGAACGAAAGTAATACCGTTGTCCAAGAAATTATGAGTGCAGATCAAAACTGTTCCGAAGGGAAAGCTCGTAACATTGCCGGTGGACTTATGTTTTCTGAAGACCTCGCCTTAAAAAAAATTAAGGTTCTCTCCGGGGGAGAAAAGAGTCGGGTTTTACTTGGAAAGATTTTGGTCACTCCTTGCCACCTTTTGTATTTGGATGAACCTACAAACCACTTGGATATGCAATCTTGCGACTCATTGATTGAAGCCATCGATAACTTTGATGGATCTGTGATCATGGTAACACACAACGAAATGCACTTGCGTGCTGTAGCCACAAAACTAATAGTATTCGATGATGACCGAGTTTTTGTTTATGACGGGGGTTATGACGACTTCCTCACAGACATTGGCTGGAAGGATGAAACTGTTTGA
- a CDS encoding adhesin OmpL37 family surface protein produces MRTFLFSFLSFLCLIAGEGNYANGNLQVAFGAEENYLLVRSLDSSIIHLGSPEEKKEYQEIIDEYLRFKSLHIQGKYGDAYLAVRSTQFKLIQLYDKILTKNLDFVRSELILLGGKSRDKEKTQTRAFLRLALRDVSEAEQKLVMARNTRPLLYLLKLREMLFSLKILKHAGKFVVFLNLLHDGKLMDSIEFSDFDSIESELIRGFGKANNKLLALHYDNSFLPFGEESIYESMMTNYKAPEIKKD; encoded by the coding sequence GTGCGAACTTTTCTTTTTTCTTTCCTTAGTTTCCTTTGTCTCATTGCAGGTGAGGGAAACTACGCTAACGGCAACTTACAAGTGGCCTTTGGAGCAGAAGAAAATTATCTTTTGGTACGTTCGCTAGATTCCAGTATCATCCATTTAGGTAGTCCCGAAGAAAAGAAAGAATACCAAGAAATCATCGATGAGTATTTGCGATTCAAAAGCCTTCACATCCAAGGCAAATATGGTGATGCCTATTTGGCTGTTCGTTCCACTCAATTCAAACTCATCCAACTCTATGATAAAATTCTTACTAAAAATTTAGATTTTGTTCGTTCCGAGTTAATTTTACTCGGGGGAAAATCGCGCGACAAAGAAAAAACACAAACTCGTGCTTTTTTACGCCTTGCTCTCAGAGACGTGAGTGAAGCCGAACAGAAGTTAGTGATGGCAAGGAACACTCGTCCTCTTCTTTATCTATTGAAATTGCGAGAGATGTTGTTTTCTTTAAAGATATTAAAACATGCCGGGAAGTTTGTGGTATTCTTAAACTTACTCCATGATGGTAAGCTTATGGATTCGATTGAGTTTTCTGATTTTGATTCTATAGAGTCAGAACTCATTCGCGGTTTCGGAAAAGCAAACAACAAACTACTTGCACTCCACTATGATAACTCTTTCCTCCCCTTTGGAGAGGAAAGTATCTACGAAAGTATGATGACAAATTACAAAGCACCCGAAATCAAAAAAGACTAA
- the purT gene encoding formate-dependent phosphoribosylglycinamide formyltransferase: protein MIGTPFTPNATKLLLLGSGELGKEVAIEANRLGVHVIAVDRYPNAPAMLVAQESRVINMLDPKELEATIRELKPDFVVPEIEAIHTETLVRLESEGFRIIPSAKAVNLTMNREGIRNFASKELGLKTSKFLFADTEEDFTRAVKEIGFPCVVKPIMSSSGKGQSLIREESEILKAWEYGQTGGRTGKGKMIVEEFVSFDFEITLLTIRHIAGTTFLPPIGHRQVNGDYVESWMPQPMTELALRAAEKIAETVTTGLGGFGIFGVELFVKGDEVYFSEVSPRPHDTGLVTLISQNVSEFSLHARALLGLPIPELIFHTPAASSAILLEGKTNSPIYTGVDEALKIKGVDIRIFGKPEVDGKRRMGVSLALGKTIEEAKEKANRARDLIHLK, encoded by the coding sequence ATGATCGGTACACCCTTTACTCCCAACGCTACAAAACTTTTACTCCTAGGATCAGGAGAACTTGGTAAAGAGGTCGCTATCGAAGCGAACCGTCTGGGTGTTCATGTGATTGCCGTAGACCGTTATCCAAATGCACCTGCAATGCTTGTGGCACAAGAATCTCGTGTCATCAACATGCTTGATCCAAAAGAGTTGGAAGCCACCATACGAGAGTTAAAGCCAGATTTTGTAGTCCCTGAAATTGAAGCCATTCATACAGAAACTTTAGTTCGATTGGAAAGCGAAGGTTTTCGTATCATACCATCTGCGAAGGCTGTGAACCTTACCATGAACCGAGAGGGGATTCGGAACTTTGCCTCCAAAGAACTTGGATTAAAAACTTCCAAGTTTCTCTTTGCAGATACCGAAGAAGATTTTACTCGTGCCGTGAAAGAAATTGGTTTTCCTTGTGTGGTCAAACCCATTATGAGTTCCTCTGGAAAAGGACAAAGTTTGATTCGAGAAGAATCAGAAATCCTAAAAGCATGGGAATATGGACAAACCGGAGGAAGGACCGGCAAAGGCAAAATGATCGTTGAAGAATTTGTTTCCTTTGATTTTGAAATCACACTTCTTACCATACGCCATATAGCTGGAACTACCTTTTTACCACCCATTGGTCATCGACAAGTAAACGGAGATTATGTGGAATCTTGGATGCCACAACCTATGACGGAACTTGCATTACGTGCTGCTGAAAAAATTGCAGAGACGGTCACAACCGGGCTTGGAGGATTTGGAATTTTTGGAGTCGAACTTTTTGTCAAAGGGGACGAAGTGTATTTTAGCGAGGTGTCTCCAAGACCACATGATACTGGACTTGTGACTCTCATCTCACAAAATGTTTCTGAGTTTTCACTTCATGCGAGAGCATTACTTGGCCTACCGATTCCAGAACTGATCTTTCATACTCCTGCTGCTAGTTCTGCCATTTTGTTAGAAGGAAAAACGAATTCGCCAATTTATACCGGTGTTGACGAAGCCCTCAAGATCAAAGGGGTGGACATTCGTATTTTTGGGAAACCGGAAGTGGATGGGAAGCGCCGAATGGGTGTTAGTTTGGCTTTGGGAAAAACAATTGAAGAGGCCAAAGAAAAAGCAAACCGTGCCCGGGACTTGATTCACTTGAAATAA
- a CDS encoding ankyrin repeat domain-containing protein, translating to MIQNIIDFVGKTKSNLRLRTFCSSITREDRESFDLLLSDSDLKEVLVSESPLLLGLAVTEVSNIYYLKKLLALGLDPNRPDNMGLYPIHKATETGNVEAVEVLLNSAADPNAADPSGVTALHIANSFDGLSEISDLLIRMGANIYQRDKLGKRYLM from the coding sequence ATGATACAAAACATAATTGATTTCGTAGGCAAAACTAAATCCAATTTAAGGTTACGCACATTCTGTTCTTCCATCACGAGAGAAGACAGGGAATCATTTGATTTGTTATTATCTGATTCCGATTTAAAAGAGGTGTTGGTATCAGAATCACCTCTACTTCTCGGCCTTGCTGTAACTGAAGTTTCCAATATTTATTATTTAAAAAAGTTACTCGCTCTTGGGCTTGATCCAAATAGACCAGATAACATGGGTTTGTATCCAATTCACAAAGCCACAGAAACCGGGAATGTCGAAGCTGTGGAAGTTTTGTTAAACTCTGCTGCTGATCCGAATGCCGCTGATCCCAGTGGAGTCACTGCACTTCATATTGCCAATAGTTTTGATGGACTTAGCGAAATTTCGGATCTACTCATTCGAATGGGTGCTAATATTTACCAAAGAGATAAACTCGGTAAACGTTACTTAATGTAA
- a CDS encoding helix-turn-helix domain-containing protein — translation MDIRFINPPSYLKSSIKEFWIWKGVNVRELPWILPSYECEMVFHLGNPPIVETENKEIFPLPKIHLVGPQTRRWRILSETDISLFAIRFFVGGMYSLFSKRGDEIQNQFLEIGNKSTLDDVLKLDHSSENEISEFLTSFLKDYPGINSEIPTYVRFSLLELMHPATSIQNLCKKIGISRKQLDRKFKEIVGMNPSEYRTVHRLLEMVRNPEHYRKNNPDLRFTELAQEFEYSDQSHFNRDFKRISGSIPNEWFAEYKKMSHFYNQDSSYNDRMNT, via the coding sequence TTGGACATTCGATTTATTAACCCACCTTCCTATTTAAAATCCTCAATCAAAGAATTTTGGATTTGGAAGGGTGTGAATGTTAGAGAACTTCCTTGGATTTTACCGTCTTATGAATGTGAGATGGTGTTCCATTTGGGAAACCCACCCATTGTTGAAACAGAAAACAAAGAAATTTTTCCATTACCAAAAATTCATTTAGTCGGCCCACAAACAAGGCGGTGGCGGATTTTATCAGAAACAGATATATCCTTGTTTGCGATTCGATTTTTTGTAGGAGGTATGTATTCTCTTTTTTCCAAACGAGGAGATGAAATACAAAATCAATTTTTAGAAATTGGAAACAAATCTACGTTAGATGATGTTTTAAAATTAGATCATTCTTCTGAGAATGAGATTTCTGAATTTTTAACCAGTTTTCTAAAAGATTATCCGGGTATAAATTCTGAAATACCGACATATGTTCGGTTTTCTCTTTTGGAATTGATGCATCCAGCCACATCCATTCAGAATTTATGTAAAAAAATCGGTATTTCTAGAAAACAATTGGATCGTAAATTCAAAGAAATTGTGGGGATGAATCCTTCTGAATACAGAACAGTGCACAGGTTACTGGAAATGGTGCGAAATCCAGAACACTACCGCAAAAACAATCCAGACTTACGTTTTACTGAATTAGCACAGGAATTTGAATATTCGGACCAGTCCCATTTCAATCGCGATTTCAAACGAATTTCTGGAAGTATTCCCAATGAATGGTTCGCAGAATATAAAAAAATGTCCCATTTTTACAATCAAGATTCGTCCTATAATGATAGGATGAACACATGA
- a CDS encoding heavy metal translocating P-type ATPase, whose product METSNNTTERTLDLFGMTCANCALRIEKGLSKMEGVFDVRVNFARESVFLRANDSVTVNSLLDKVESLGYSALVHDLSKQSETEKKQKNQIRNLKIRFLLSALFSFPLFYGMVTHFSFLSFMPMPHILMDRFVQMALAFPVQFLIGFPFYQSAYRAVKNGSANMDVLVVIGTSAAYGYSVFGKDLYFETSAILITFILGGKWIEHFAKGKSSDGINALLKLRPEKATVQSNGILTEVPNEYLKVGDLVLVKSGERFPMDGIVFEGDSFSDESMLTGESMPVEKKPGDPILGGSVNGSGSLVVKATKVGNDTTLSHIIRSVEESLGTKAPIQRIADQISAYFVPVVISISIIDFLVWYFILTPGVISSAIETSIAILVIACPCALGLATPISLLVGTGRAAKRGVLFRSAEALESVSKINWIAFDKTGTLTEGKPKVTGITHFGLDPALWEETLRCIIEMEKTSDHPLAKAIVGYGKEKNLYTDSMQIVSTKTFVGGGIQSEQNGIKYFAGKQLFVEGNGFVISEEILKTIQPWTQDGSSLVFVGIRGQSEGMVVFRIEDGLRPEAKEAITELKSIGVEPVLLTGDNVSSAEKVAKLVGISSVHAGLHPEDKSKIIKTLKTNKIHSAMVGDGINDAPALASADVGIAMGTGSDVAIQTADVVLVNGDIQRIVDLIRIGKDTVINIRQNFGWALGYNLLGIPIAASGLLLPWVSGLAMALSSISVVFNALRMSRWK is encoded by the coding sequence TTGGAAACATCAAATAATACCACAGAACGAACATTAGATCTTTTTGGTATGACCTGCGCCAACTGTGCCCTTCGTATTGAGAAGGGCCTTTCCAAAATGGAAGGCGTATTCGATGTTCGTGTAAACTTTGCACGTGAATCAGTTTTTTTACGTGCTAATGATTCCGTAACTGTAAATTCTCTTTTAGATAAAGTGGAATCACTCGGATATTCTGCCCTGGTTCATGATTTGAGTAAACAATCTGAAACAGAGAAAAAACAGAAAAACCAAATTCGGAATTTAAAAATACGTTTCCTTCTTTCTGCTTTATTTTCTTTTCCTTTGTTTTACGGAATGGTGACTCATTTTAGTTTTTTAAGTTTTATGCCAATGCCTCATATCCTAATGGATCGATTTGTCCAAATGGCATTAGCGTTTCCAGTCCAGTTTCTGATTGGATTTCCTTTTTATCAGTCTGCCTATCGCGCGGTAAAGAATGGATCTGCAAATATGGATGTTCTTGTTGTGATTGGCACCAGTGCAGCCTATGGGTACAGTGTGTTCGGAAAAGATTTATATTTTGAAACATCTGCGATTCTCATCACCTTTATTCTGGGAGGTAAGTGGATTGAACATTTTGCGAAAGGGAAAAGTAGCGATGGAATCAACGCACTTTTAAAACTTCGTCCCGAAAAAGCCACTGTTCAATCAAATGGTATTTTAACAGAAGTCCCAAATGAATATTTAAAAGTAGGGGATTTGGTTTTGGTAAAATCTGGGGAACGGTTTCCCATGGATGGGATTGTGTTCGAAGGGGATAGTTTTTCCGATGAATCAATGTTAACTGGTGAAAGTATGCCTGTTGAAAAAAAACCTGGGGATCCAATATTAGGCGGATCTGTAAATGGAAGTGGTTCCTTAGTAGTAAAGGCAACAAAGGTCGGAAATGATACTACACTTTCACATATCATTCGTTCTGTGGAGGAATCACTTGGCACTAAAGCTCCGATCCAAAGAATCGCAGATCAAATTTCCGCTTATTTTGTTCCTGTTGTTATTTCTATTAGTATCATTGATTTTTTGGTTTGGTATTTTATCCTCACACCTGGTGTGATTTCCTCTGCTATCGAAACAAGTATTGCCATCCTTGTGATTGCTTGTCCCTGTGCGTTAGGTCTTGCTACGCCAATCTCTTTACTTGTGGGAACGGGAAGGGCTGCCAAACGTGGAGTTTTATTTCGTAGCGCCGAGGCATTGGAATCGGTTTCTAAAATCAATTGGATTGCTTTTGATAAAACGGGAACCCTGACAGAGGGGAAACCAAAGGTGACAGGGATCACTCATTTCGGGTTGGATCCTGCCTTATGGGAAGAGACACTTAGATGTATTATCGAAATGGAAAAAACTTCTGACCATCCACTCGCAAAAGCCATTGTCGGATATGGAAAAGAAAAAAATCTTTATACAGATTCTATGCAGATCGTTTCCACAAAAACGTTTGTTGGTGGAGGAATCCAATCGGAACAAAATGGAATCAAATATTTTGCCGGTAAACAATTGTTTGTTGAAGGTAACGGGTTTGTAATCTCTGAAGAAATTTTAAAAACTATCCAACCTTGGACACAAGATGGATCGAGTTTGGTATTTGTGGGAATTCGTGGACAGTCAGAAGGAATGGTTGTCTTTCGTATTGAAGATGGGTTACGACCCGAGGCAAAAGAAGCCATAACAGAACTTAAATCCATTGGTGTAGAGCCAGTCCTTCTCACGGGAGACAATGTTTCTTCCGCAGAAAAGGTCGCTAAATTAGTTGGTATCAGTTCTGTACATGCAGGTCTTCATCCAGAAGATAAATCAAAAATCATCAAAACATTAAAAACAAACAAAATCCATTCCGCAATGGTGGGAGATGGAATCAATGATGCTCCTGCACTTGCTTCTGCCGATGTAGGAATTGCAATGGGGACCGGATCTGATGTTGCCATTCAGACAGCTGATGTAGTACTTGTGAATGGGGACATCCAAAGAATTGTAGATCTCATTCGGATTGGTAAAGATACGGTGATCAATATTCGACAAAACTTTGGTTGGGCATTGGGTTATAATCTTTTGGGAATTCCCATTGCTGCTTCCGGTTTGCTGCTTCCTTGGGTCAGTGGGCTTGCAATGGCACTCAGTTCTATCTCAGTTGTTTTTAATGCATTACGGATGAGTCGTTGGAAATAA
- a CDS encoding heavy-metal-associated domain-containing protein yields MVNYEVEGMTCGHCKKTVEMLFGEIGKEATANIENKLVTVKETLTDEELNKLRSRLSEDGYSLGNIK; encoded by the coding sequence ATGGTTAATTATGAAGTAGAAGGAATGACTTGCGGGCATTGTAAAAAAACAGTAGAAATGCTTTTTGGTGAAATCGGTAAAGAAGCAACTGCAAACATAGAAAATAAATTGGTAACCGTAAAAGAAACTTTAACAGATGAGGAGTTAAATAAACTTCGCAGCCGTTTGAGTGAGGATGGATATTCCCTTGGAAACATCAAATAA
- the cueR gene encoding Cu(I)-responsive transcriptional regulator, with translation MNIGELSKESGVSTKLIRHYEGIGLIPEAGRTDNGYRIYSSDDIHYLRFIKRSRELGFPLEDIKSLLGLWKNKSRSSKQVKLLAEKHLNELELKLKQLKDMSDTLKTLVKHCHGDHRPDCPILKNLEQT, from the coding sequence ATGAATATTGGAGAACTATCTAAAGAATCTGGAGTCAGCACAAAACTCATTCGGCATTACGAAGGTATTGGTCTCATCCCTGAAGCGGGAAGGACAGATAACGGATACAGAATTTATAGTTCCGATGACATTCACTACTTACGATTTATCAAAAGGTCGAGAGAACTTGGATTTCCACTCGAAGATATAAAGAGTTTGCTCGGACTTTGGAAAAACAAAAGCAGAAGTAGCAAACAAGTCAAACTACTTGCCGAAAAACATTTAAATGAATTGGAATTAAAACTGAAACAATTAAAGGATATGTCAGATACGTTAAAAACTCTTGTGAAACATTGCCATGGAGACCATAGACCAGATTGTCCCATTTTAAAAAATCTAGAACAAACGTAA
- a CDS encoding SGNH/GDSL hydrolase family protein has product MKKEIHLSTFPFKSIKIGLYAFFFLCGLVLVTRTIDTFEILRFPYGHYHFPPVRKIPYFRQGEREFGEINEYGFRIGSVKENTNCKYLLLGDSQTFGSGIFWKDSFPEILNRETNCQWINTGIPGFTLENEFSLYEKVSQKLDFDKVYLIVYGNDIYETGDTPDYLHFVNHKSWYVHFVSFFFPEHTRRFIKNKYFESIQIRMEEELDRVSKLPYMAPDSKAKKIEVVDFNSLKTLFQISPTYLPSSLDTKTSAKVNFDRWKKVFYQLKHKIEQSNKSLTVVYIPLEVEYDKSRFFVYESIGFQMNPSWLESDSELFLDLFQLTKENNIPLIDLRKFMRYRTDLLQSGDIHLNENATRLIADILKRDL; this is encoded by the coding sequence ATGAAAAAAGAGATTCATCTATCCACTTTCCCTTTTAAATCAATCAAAATAGGTCTTTATGCCTTCTTTTTCCTTTGTGGATTGGTTTTGGTAACCCGAACCATTGATACTTTTGAGATTTTAAGATTTCCCTATGGCCATTATCATTTCCCCCCGGTTCGAAAAATTCCTTATTTCCGACAAGGGGAAAGGGAATTTGGAGAAATTAATGAATATGGTTTTCGGATTGGAAGTGTTAAAGAAAACACAAATTGTAAATATTTATTGTTAGGTGATTCGCAAACGTTTGGTTCCGGGATATTTTGGAAAGATAGTTTTCCTGAAATTTTAAATAGGGAAACGAATTGTCAATGGATCAATACCGGTATCCCTGGATTTACTTTAGAAAATGAGTTTTCTCTATATGAAAAGGTGAGTCAAAAATTAGATTTTGATAAAGTGTATTTGATTGTTTATGGGAATGATATTTATGAAACAGGGGATACGCCTGATTACTTACATTTTGTAAATCATAAGAGTTGGTATGTTCATTTTGTATCTTTTTTCTTTCCTGAACATACTCGTCGTTTTATAAAAAATAAATACTTTGAATCAATTCAAATTCGAATGGAAGAGGAATTGGATCGTGTATCCAAACTTCCTTATATGGCTCCCGATTCAAAAGCGAAAAAGATTGAAGTTGTGGATTTCAATTCCCTTAAAACTTTATTCCAAATTAGCCCCACTTATCTTCCCAGTTCTCTAGATACAAAAACTTCTGCTAAAGTAAATTTTGATCGATGGAAAAAGGTTTTTTATCAATTGAAACATAAAATTGAACAATCAAATAAAAGTTTAACAGTTGTTTATATTCCTTTAGAAGTTGAATACGATAAATCTCGTTTTTTTGTTTATGAAAGTATTGGATTTCAGATGAATCCAAGTTGGTTGGAATCTGATTCGGAACTATTTTTGGATTTGTTTCAATTAACAAAGGAAAATAACATTCCTCTGATTGATTTGAGAAAATTTATGAGATATCGAACAGATTTGTTACAAAGTGGCGACATCCATTTGAATGAAAATGCCACTCGTTTGATTGCTGACATTTTAAAAAGAGACTTATAA